In the genome of Nocardioides sp. NBC_00368, the window CGGCCCACGGGCTGCCGCCGTTGTAGAGGTCGTGGGCGAACATGTGCTCGGCCGCGGCCAGGTCGCTCCAGGACTCGCCCATCGCGCCGCCCTGCTCGGAGGTCAGCCCGTCGTCGGGGCCGCCGACCATCCGGTTGGAGATGGCGTGGGTGTATTCGTGGCCGACGATCCCGAAGTCCAGCGAGCCGTCGGTGCAGGGCGCGTAGAAGGCGCCGGCGGCGGGCTGGAAGAGGTACTGGTTGGTGACGCCCGGCACGCCGTCCATCAGGGTGAGCTGGTTGGCGTTGTTGCGGCCGGTCAGGATGCCGGTCTGCTCGATCACCTGCGAGTCGAGCGCCGCGGCCTGAGCGTTGCCGACCTCGGCGTCGAGACCACGCCCGCCACGGCCGAGGTTGTCGGTCTGCAGGTTGTAGTTCTCCTCGGTGAAGCCGAGGAAGTAGGACCAGTCGTGCATCCGGTTGTGGCTGGCGAACAGGTTGCCGACCACGTAGTTCACGTCGTTGCCGCCCGGCACCAGGTTGGTGGGCGCACACTGCGCGTTGTTCCAGGCGTCGGTGAAGGTGCCCGTGTAGTCCCGCACCGGCGAGACCGGTGCCTGCGCAAGGCCGACCGGTCCGATCGGCGAGAGCCAGCCCTCGTGGGTGTTGGCGTTGTTGCCGATCGTGGTCAGGCTCGGCACCCCGACGGTCGTGTTGAGCAGCGTGTCCCACGGACCGGCGTTGGCCAGGCTCTTCAGCTCGGGCCCGGTGCACTCGGCGACCTTGGTCCAGCAGGCGATCACGTCGTTGGTCGGGACCGCCTCACCGCCGGTCGAGGCGGCGTCGGGGGTGCCGGGGAAGTAGGACCAGCGCGGGTTGCTGCCCGGCAGCTCACCCGTGTCCGCGCCGGCGTCGGAGGACGCCACGGTCACCGTGTAGCTGCCGACCAGGAGCGAGTCGTCGAAGGGACAGACCTGGACCGCGTACGTCCCGGGGTCGATCTTCTCGGCGGTGTAGGTCGCCGTCTCGGGGCTGGTGAGCAGGTCACCTTCCACGAGCAGCCGCCCGTCGGGGGCGAAGAGCTTCACGGTGAAGTCGTCGGTCGGCAGGCCGACCGCGACCGCGGCGATCGTGCGGGTCTTGTCGTCGGTGATCTCGAAGCTGTGCTTCGGCCCGCAGGCACCCAGCGCGGTGCCCGTGAACGGGCCCTCCACGTCGTTCTCGTGGTCGACGTTGTCGTGGCGCCACAGCACCTCGCCGGTGACCGCGTCGACCAGCACCGTCCGCCCCAGCAGGGTGGCGGCCGCGGAGTCGACGACGGTGGCCTGGAAGACCGGACGTACGCCCTCGCCGGGGACCGGGAAGGCCCGCAGCCGCACCAGTTGGTCGGTCGCCAGGCCGGGAACGGTCAGCTTCGTCCAGTCGGTCAGCTTCGCGGCGGCGTCGGTGACGATCTCGCCGACCTTGGATCCGGCGATCGGGCGTCCGGCCGAGGCCGCCGCCTTCAGCCATGCCTCGGTCGGGGTGAGCTCCGCCTTCGCCGGCGTGCCGGTCACCTTCGAGAGCGAGGAGGAGACGTAGGTGATGTCGCCGTCGGCCACCCCCACGGTGACCAGGCCCTCGGTGGCGGCGGACAGACCGTCGTAGGTCTGCCGGAAGAGGACCGCATGGCCGCCGCCCCCGGCCAGCTTCTGGTCGCTGACCAGCTCGAGGTCGCCCAGCTGGGCCGCGGTGAGTCCGAAGACCGCCGCGTTGTCGGCGAGGAAGCCCCGGGCGGCGGTGACCGGGTCCGAGGAACCGGCCGCGGCCAGCACGCCGTCGGACGTGATCAGCGAGGTCGGCGTCCCGTGGGCGTTCCAGCGGATGTCGACGGCCCCCAAAGCCGTCGCCGCGGATTCCTGGGCGGACGTCGGAAGCACGCGGTCGCGTACGTCCAGGCCGGCATCGGCCTCGTGACCGAGCAGCCCGCCGGAGCGGGCCGCGTCAGCCATGGTGTTGGCAGTGTCATCGGTAGTGGAGAGCGCGGCACCCGAGACCGGCGTCACCAGCACGAAAGCGCCGAGGGCGATGCTCAGCGCGGCACCGAGGCTCACCCTGGCGCGACTGGAACGAATATCGGTCATGTTATTGAAACGTCCCTTTACCGGCGGGGGTTACGCGATTACCGGCGGGGGTTACGCGATACACGCAACGCCTGTACCGCGAACCGGCCCACGAGAGGTGGAAGGCACCCGATAGTGTTCCGGACACATGTAACCGCCTTCACAGACAGGGGAGCGCCACGATGGGTGACTTCGTCAACCTCACCGTCGAGGACGGCATCGGCACGATCCGGCTCGACCGGCCGAAGATGAACGCGATCAGCTTCCAGGTGCAGGCCGAGCTGCTCGAGGTCGCGACCGAGGCGGCAGCCGACGATGACGTACGCGCGGTGGTCGTCTACGGAGGCGAGAGACTCTTCGCCGCCGGCAACGACGTCAAGGAGATGGCCGGCCTCTCCTACTCCGAGATGGCCAAGCGGGTCGCGGGTGTGCAGGCCGCGGTGACGGCGGTCGCGGAGATCCCCAAGCCGGTGGTCGCCGCGGTGACCGGCTACGCGCTGGGGGGCGGCTGCGAGCTCGCGCTCGCGGCCGACTTCCGGATCGCCGCCGATGACGCGACCTTCGGTCAGCCGGAGGTGCTGCTCGGCATCATCCCGGGCGCCGGCGGTACCCAGCGCCTGGCACGGCTGGTCGGGCCGTCCAAGGCCAAGGATCTGATCTTCTCGGGCCGCTTCGTCAAGGCTGACGAGGCGCTTGCAATCGGCTTGGCCGACCGGCTGGTGCCGGCGGCCTCGGTCTATGAGGAGGCGCTCGCGTGGGCGAGCCAGTTCAAGAAGGCGGCACCGTACGCCCTGGCGGCGGCGAAGACGGCGATCGACAAGGGGCTCGGGGTGGACCTCGCCACCGGGCTGGCCCTCGAGCAGCAGCAGTTCGCCGGCGTGTTCGCGACGCAGGATTCCCAGACCGGGATGGCATCGTTCCTGGAGAACGGCCCCGGCAAAGCCAACTTCGAAGGGAAGTGAATCTCGTGACCGACACCAAGACGTCCAACGGTCCGGGTGTGGTCCACACCGTCCGGTCCTACGCCTCCCGGGTGGTCTGGGTGATCGCGCTGATCGCCGCGCTGGCGCTGGCGATCGGGGCTCTGCTGATCGCCCTCAAGGCCAACCAGGACAACTCCCTGGTCGACTTCGTGCTCAACGCCGCCGACACCGCCGACCTCGGCCTCTTCTCGCGGGAGAACGGCATCAAGCAGTTCGGCGGCGAGGACGCGGAGATCAAGAATGCCCTCTTCAACTGGGGCATCGGCGCGCTGGCCTGGCTGATCGTCGGCCGGATCGTGGCTGGTTTCATCAGACCCTGAGGCCATGTGACATTCTCAACGCGTAGGCACCTGTCATCCCTATGTGACTGACGGGTAACATCGCTGGCGAACTACGACCATTCCAGGAGGGGCCGGCAAGGCCGCACCATCATGAACATTGTTGTGCTTGTGAAGTACGTGCCGGACGCGACCGCGGACCGGCAGTTCGAGGACGACTTCACCGTCGACCGCGTGAACGTCGACGGTCTGCTCTCCGAGCTCGATGAGTACGCTGTCGAGCAGTCGTTGCAGATCAAGGAGAAGCGTGAGGGTGAGGAGATCACCGTCACCGCGCTGACCGTTGGTCCCGAGGCTGCCGAGGCTGCGGTGCGCAAGGCGCTGCAGATGGGCGCCGACAAGGCCGTCCACGTCGTCGACGACGCGATCGCCGGCTCGGACGCCATCGCCACCTCGCTGGTGCTCGCCAAGGCGATCGAGAAGCTCGGCCCGGTCGACCTCGTCGTCGGCGGTCTGGCCTCGACCGACGCCGGCATGAGCGTCGTCCCGGCGATGCTGGCCGAGCGTCTCGGCCTGCCGCAGGTCACGCTGGCCTCGGTCGTGGAGACCCAGGGCGACCAGGTCCGGATCAAGCGTGACGGCGACGTCGCCACCGAGGTCATCGGCGGCACGCTGCCGCTGGTCCTCTCGGTCACCGACCAGTCGGGCGAGGCCCGCTACCCGTCCTTCAAGGGCATCATGGCGGCCAAGAAGAAGCCGCTGGACACCTGGTCGCTGGCCGACCTCGGTGTCGACGCCTCCCAGGTGGGTCTGGCCGCTGCGTACACCGCGGTCGAGGAGACGGCGGCCCGCCCGCCGCGCACCGCCGGTGAGATCGTCACCGACGAGGACGGCTCGGGCGCCAAGGCGCTGGCCGACTTCCTCGCGTCCAAGAAGTTCATCTGAGGCCGAGAAGGGATATCTGAATCATGGCTGAAGTTCTCGTTCTCATCGACCACGTGGGTGGTCAGGTCAAGAAGCCGACCTACGAGCTGCTCACCCTGGCCGCCAAGCTCGGCGAGCCGTCCGCGGTCTACATCGGTGGCGCCGACGGTGCCGCCGGTGCCGCCGAGGCCGTCAAGGGCTACGGCGCCGAGAAGGTCTACGTCGTCGACGACGCCCAGATCAAGGGCTACCTGGTCGCCCCGAAGGCCGAGGCGCTGGCCCAGCTTGCCGGGACCGCCTCGCCCGCCGCGATCCTGCTGCCGAGCTCCGCGGAGAACAAGGAGGTCGCCGCCCGTCTGGCGATCAAGCTCGACTCCGGTCTGATCACCGACGCCGTCGACCTCGACGAGTCCGGTGTGGCGACCCAGTCCGTCTTCGCGGGCAACTTCACGATCAAGGGCAAGGTCACCAAGGGCACCCCGATCATCACGGTCAAGCCCAACTCGGCCGCCCCGGTCGAGAAGGCCGGCGCCGCCGCGGTCACCCCCTTCGAGGTGACCATCTCCGACGCCGCCAAGACCGCGCAGATCGTGGCCTCCCAGCCGCGTAAGGCGTCGGGCCGCCCCGAGCTCACCGAGGCCGCGATCGTGGTCTCCGGTGGTCGTGGCACCGGCGGGGACTTCTCCGCCGTCGAGGGTCTCGCCGACGCGCTCGGTGCCGCCGTCGGCGCCTCGCGTGCCGCGGTCGACTCCGGCTGGATGCCGCACACCTTCCAGGTCGGCCAGACCGGTAAGACCGTCTCCCCGCAGCTCTACGTGGCCAACGGGATCTCCGGTGCGATCCAGCACCGTGCCGGTATGCAGACCTCGAAGACCATCGTCGCGGTCAACAAGGACGAGGAGGCGCCGATCTTCGAGCTCGTCGACTTCGGCGTCGTGGGCGACCTGCACACCGTTCTCCCGGCCGTCACCGAGGCTGTGAAGGCTGCCAAGGGCTGATCAAAGTGTGACGTTGGTCCCGAAAACCCGCCTCCGAGCACGGCTCGGAGGCGGGTTTCTTTCGGTTTGGCATCTTGTTCTCGGAATTGTCGTTGCGGCACATACGTCGCTGGGTATAGTCCGGCCGCATGTGGGGGAATGTGCTCAGGGCCAAGACGACCCGGAAGATCTCGATTGCGTCGGCTGTGGCTGGCTGCGTGGCGGCCCTGGTCGTGGCGACCATGTCCGTGGTGTCGACGCCTGCGACCGCGGCGACCTGGTCTCCGCCTGCGGGCCCGTTCTTCAACAACCCGACCGGTGACGCCGCGCAGCGCAACTACATCGTCCACCGGATCAACAACAGCGTCCGCTACGCGCGCGCGGGCTCCTACATCCGGTTCGTCACCTACAACCTGGACCGCGCCGACACCGTCGACCAGCTCATCGCCGCCCACAAGCGTGGCGTGCACGTGCAGATCCTGGTCAACCGGAAGATGTGGAGCAGCGGGGAGCGGAAGCTGGCCAACCGTCTCGGCACCAGGCGCTCCCGGCCGAGCTTCATCTACGGCTGCGCCGGCGCCTGCCGCGGCTACGACACGGGCAACCTGCACATCAAGATCCACTCCTTCACCCAGGTCGGCGACAAGCGCAACATCATCATCAACAGCTCCGGCAACCTCGGTGGCGGCGCGGCCGGTTCGCAGTGGAACGACGCGCAGACGATCTACGCCAACGACAGCCTGTGGCAGACCTGGCTGCGGATGTTCAACGAGCTGAAGGCCGACCGGAAGGCCACCCCGCGCTACGTCTCCTGGTCCGGTGGCGGCACCTCCGTCGGCTTCCAGCGTCAGCGCACGGGCACGACCAGCGACGAGGTCTACGCCCGCGGCACCGGCGACCGGGTGATCGACCGGCTCCGCCTGATCGGCTGCAGCGCGCCGAGCGGCTACGGCACCAAGGGCAAGACGATCCTGCGGATCCACATGTACGCGTGGTACGGCCGCCGCGGCGAGCGCATCGCCGACGAGGTCGTCCGCCTGAAGAAGCGCGGCTGTGTGGTCCGGGTGATCGGCTCGGTCACCAGCAACGTGGTCTACCGCAAGCTGAGGGCGGTCGGCATCCCCGCGCGCGACGCCGCCTGGGACTGGGGGCAGAAGACGTCGACCAGCGGCGACGAGATCGTCTACGGCTCCCGCTGCTACTCCCACTACAAGTGGATGAGCGTCAACGGC includes:
- a CDS encoding M36 family metallopeptidase is translated as MTDIRSSRARVSLGAALSIALGAFVLVTPVSGAALSTTDDTANTMADAARSGGLLGHEADAGLDVRDRVLPTSAQESAATALGAVDIRWNAHGTPTSLITSDGVLAAAGSSDPVTAARGFLADNAAVFGLTAAQLGDLELVSDQKLAGGGGHAVLFRQTYDGLSAATEGLVTVGVADGDITYVSSSLSKVTGTPAKAELTPTEAWLKAAASAGRPIAGSKVGEIVTDAAAKLTDWTKLTVPGLATDQLVRLRAFPVPGEGVRPVFQATVVDSAAATLLGRTVLVDAVTGEVLWRHDNVDHENDVEGPFTGTALGACGPKHSFEITDDKTRTIAAVAVGLPTDDFTVKLFAPDGRLLVEGDLLTSPETATYTAEKIDPGTYAVQVCPFDDSLLVGSYTVTVASSDAGADTGELPGSNPRWSYFPGTPDAASTGGEAVPTNDVIACWTKVAECTGPELKSLANAGPWDTLLNTTVGVPSLTTIGNNANTHEGWLSPIGPVGLAQAPVSPVRDYTGTFTDAWNNAQCAPTNLVPGGNDVNYVVGNLFASHNRMHDWSYFLGFTEENYNLQTDNLGRGGRGLDAEVGNAQAAALDSQVIEQTGILTGRNNANQLTLMDGVPGVTNQYLFQPAAGAFYAPCTDGSLDFGIVGHEYTHAISNRMVGGPDDGLTSEQGGAMGESWSDLAAAEHMFAHDLYNGGSPWAVGSYATGNTDVAIRDFAIDRNPLNFSDYGFDSTGPEVHADGEIWNGTMWSVRQALVDKYNATYPYADKALQRRCSVGTTTASPLAADKCPGNRRWIQLVFDSFLLQQGATSMLDARDAFLAADQMRFGGANRQVIADAFARRGMGQYATTTADDHEPTPSFASPASRNVKVTFSAPSGTPGKVYVGRFEARATPIADTLVDTAMGSVAHFVPGTYEFLYVTKTGGAQRKTVTISSAEITKTVSFASSTNLAAAAKGATVIASTEGSRNPDALIDGTEGTNWGGVTADNVDATTPSVAVDLAGGTHTVTRVNVSAYLSPATETDADSGSRFTALRKFALEACVSACTTSGAVWKRFYTSAGDAFPGKRPRPVAPNLNLRTFDVPDTTAAAVRLVALENQCTGFDGYAGEQDADPTTTTDCKTGSDRGTIVHAAELQVFGQ
- a CDS encoding enoyl-CoA hydratase/isomerase family protein, whose product is MGDFVNLTVEDGIGTIRLDRPKMNAISFQVQAELLEVATEAAADDDVRAVVVYGGERLFAAGNDVKEMAGLSYSEMAKRVAGVQAAVTAVAEIPKPVVAAVTGYALGGGCELALAADFRIAADDATFGQPEVLLGIIPGAGGTQRLARLVGPSKAKDLIFSGRFVKADEALAIGLADRLVPAASVYEEALAWASQFKKAAPYALAAAKTAIDKGLGVDLATGLALEQQQFAGVFATQDSQTGMASFLENGPGKANFEGK
- a CDS encoding electron transfer flavoprotein subunit beta/FixA family protein; protein product: MNIVVLVKYVPDATADRQFEDDFTVDRVNVDGLLSELDEYAVEQSLQIKEKREGEEITVTALTVGPEAAEAAVRKALQMGADKAVHVVDDAIAGSDAIATSLVLAKAIEKLGPVDLVVGGLASTDAGMSVVPAMLAERLGLPQVTLASVVETQGDQVRIKRDGDVATEVIGGTLPLVLSVTDQSGEARYPSFKGIMAAKKKPLDTWSLADLGVDASQVGLAAAYTAVEETAARPPRTAGEIVTDEDGSGAKALADFLASKKFI
- a CDS encoding electron transfer flavoprotein subunit alpha/FixB family protein; this encodes MAEVLVLIDHVGGQVKKPTYELLTLAAKLGEPSAVYIGGADGAAGAAEAVKGYGAEKVYVVDDAQIKGYLVAPKAEALAQLAGTASPAAILLPSSAENKEVAARLAIKLDSGLITDAVDLDESGVATQSVFAGNFTIKGKVTKGTPIITVKPNSAAPVEKAGAAAVTPFEVTISDAAKTAQIVASQPRKASGRPELTEAAIVVSGGRGTGGDFSAVEGLADALGAAVGASRAAVDSGWMPHTFQVGQTGKTVSPQLYVANGISGAIQHRAGMQTSKTIVAVNKDEEAPIFELVDFGVVGDLHTVLPAVTEAVKAAKG
- a CDS encoding phospholipase D-like domain-containing protein, translating into MSTPATAATWSPPAGPFFNNPTGDAAQRNYIVHRINNSVRYARAGSYIRFVTYNLDRADTVDQLIAAHKRGVHVQILVNRKMWSSGERKLANRLGTRRSRPSFIYGCAGACRGYDTGNLHIKIHSFTQVGDKRNIIINSSGNLGGGAAGSQWNDAQTIYANDSLWQTWLRMFNELKADRKATPRYVSWSGGGTSVGFQRQRTGTTSDEVYARGTGDRVIDRLRLIGCSAPSGYGTKGKTILRIHMYAWYGRRGERIADEVVRLKKRGCVVRVIGSVTSNVVYRKLRAVGIPARDAAWDWGQKTSTSGDEIVYGSRCYSHYKWMSVNGRFNDRGTFSVWTGSENWSPPSFSNDEVTFRFTSKSYYTAYTARFNKMWDSPRATHRIYLQPKTRPCA